In Anabaena sphaerica FACHB-251, a single window of DNA contains:
- a CDS encoding alpha/beta hydrolase — MPIYDADPINYEGVNGHRYWCHEPFSYTGITDIDERLSGFPVAVFLPSHRPLQDTPLVIGLQGMCAPYQWNNFIIPTLTQMGIAVALFDTPFAGERSLVRTFKAVVENEIKPLIDRGISFDTQLLLTVFQQTALDITRIHQFCCEKYGISHRLGLFGVSMGVLFSAYTFTAHGIGERLLGTIGHADISAFANSWGRGFLPDLAASPLGTLAEIILAKVQPQIKPVVQMLTLANNLKYSDKYAQLCDPMTYIEQVQLPRRVRFLVGADDPIVNFKNAQACARCFPDGDCYVVPGLGHGNSNFGLKFTDHVRYFLATQLGDW; from the coding sequence ATGCCTATCTACGATGCTGATCCGATTAATTATGAGGGTGTAAATGGTCATCGCTATTGGTGTCATGAACCATTTTCTTACACAGGAATAACTGATATTGATGAAAGACTGAGCGGTTTTCCTGTAGCGGTGTTTCTTCCCAGTCATCGACCTCTACAAGATACACCTTTAGTCATTGGTTTACAAGGGATGTGTGCGCCCTATCAGTGGAATAATTTTATTATCCCCACGTTAACACAGATGGGTATTGCTGTGGCTTTATTTGATACGCCATTTGCGGGAGAAAGAAGTTTGGTAAGAACATTTAAAGCTGTGGTAGAAAATGAAATTAAGCCTTTAATTGATCGGGGTATTTCCTTTGATACGCAACTTTTATTAACAGTATTTCAGCAAACTGCGTTAGATATTACAAGAATTCATCAATTTTGCTGTGAAAAATACGGTATTAGTCATCGTTTAGGTTTGTTTGGTGTGAGTATGGGGGTTTTATTTAGCGCATACACTTTTACTGCTCATGGAATTGGGGAAAGGTTATTAGGTACAATTGGCCATGCTGATATTTCAGCTTTTGCTAATAGTTGGGGGCGTGGGTTTTTGCCAGATTTAGCAGCTTCACCTTTGGGAACTTTAGCAGAAATTATTTTGGCAAAAGTGCAACCACAAATAAAACCAGTCGTGCAGATGCTCACGTTGGCTAACAATTTGAAATATTCTGATAAATATGCTCAATTGTGTGACCCGATGACCTATATTGAACAAGTTCAGTTACCGCGACGGGTGAGATTTTTAGTAGGTGCTGATGACCCAATTGTGAATTTTAAAAATGCTCAAGCTTGCGCTCGATGTTTCCCTGATGGTGATTGTTATGTAGTTCCAGGTTTAGGACATGGAAACAGCAACTTTGGGCTAAAATTCACTGATCATGTCCGTTATTTTTTGGCTACGCAGTTAGGAGATTGGTAA